A single genomic interval of Granulicella tundricola MP5ACTX9 harbors:
- a CDS encoding glutamine synthetase family protein, translated as MSSEYRDFLELSYSELEDLNLAAKEQRRNRVDPAKIQEERLAYLRDERRIKAVMVVFSDLEGRLHMLDYDKKFLVNSYDNLTFDGSSIRGFTAQRESDLRLAIDWAAFYWTPADVFGAGKVLVFGEVIDKNGEHYAGDLRGVLKNYAKEQFDKNGYHLNAANEIEGFLFEGIDAERSFHELGSFEYVNKGGYYHSLPGDPLREFIDTTAEVQRAMGFENEKDHPEVAPSQFEINYTYGDVVMAADQIQLYKLICRQVATQMGMTASFLPKPVTGVNGSGMHTNVSITKDKTNLMWDPNGEEKTSKFGWEFVDRILTVGSDLCVVLNASVNAYRRLDPHFEAPNQIKASATDRGSMVRIPIGNAKSARVEVRSVGPDANPYMVLYTIFKTGLDGEIAKIENLRQAERYLPDNIYTALEDFNKSEWVTTILGGDVKQRYSDLKQASADRCPRLLGTIVKPCEIQFHHDVYNQLLWGQF; from the coding sequence ATGTCGAGCGAATATCGTGATTTTCTGGAACTTTCCTACTCCGAACTTGAAGACCTGAACCTTGCGGCGAAGGAACAGCGCCGGAATCGCGTGGACCCGGCGAAGATCCAGGAAGAGCGCCTGGCGTACCTGCGGGACGAGCGCCGGATCAAGGCTGTGATGGTCGTGTTTTCCGACCTCGAAGGCCGCCTGCACATGCTGGACTATGACAAGAAGTTCCTGGTCAACAGCTACGACAATCTGACGTTCGATGGCTCGTCCATCCGCGGGTTTACGGCGCAGCGTGAGAGCGATCTGCGGCTGGCGATCGACTGGGCGGCGTTTTACTGGACGCCGGCGGACGTGTTCGGCGCAGGTAAAGTGCTGGTATTCGGTGAGGTGATCGACAAGAACGGCGAGCACTATGCCGGCGATCTGCGTGGCGTGCTGAAGAACTATGCCAAGGAGCAGTTCGACAAGAACGGCTACCACCTCAATGCTGCGAACGAGATCGAGGGCTTCCTGTTCGAGGGCATCGATGCCGAGCGGAGCTTCCATGAACTTGGCTCGTTCGAATATGTGAACAAGGGCGGCTACTATCACTCGCTGCCGGGCGATCCTCTGCGTGAGTTTATCGATACCACTGCAGAAGTGCAGCGTGCGATGGGCTTCGAGAACGAGAAGGACCATCCCGAGGTTGCGCCTTCGCAGTTCGAGATCAACTACACCTACGGCGACGTGGTGATGGCTGCCGACCAGATCCAGCTCTACAAGCTGATCTGCCGCCAGGTGGCGACACAGATGGGCATGACGGCGAGCTTCCTGCCGAAGCCGGTGACGGGCGTGAACGGCAGCGGCATGCACACGAACGTGTCGATCACGAAGGACAAGACGAACCTGATGTGGGATCCGAACGGCGAGGAGAAGACCTCGAAGTTTGGCTGGGAGTTTGTGGACCGCATCCTGACTGTTGGAAGCGATCTCTGCGTGGTTCTGAATGCGAGCGTGAATGCGTATCGCCGGCTTGATCCGCACTTTGAGGCTCCGAACCAGATCAAGGCTTCGGCTACGGATCGTGGATCGATGGTCCGGATTCCGATCGGGAATGCGAAGTCGGCGCGTGTGGAGGTTCGTTCGGTTGGACCGGATGCGAATCCTTACATGGTGCTGTACACGATCTTCAAGACGGGCTTGGATGGCGAGATTGCGAAGATCGAAAACCTGCGCCAAGCGGAGCGGTATCTGCCGGACAACATCTACACGGCGCTGGAAGACTTCAACAAAAGCGAGTGGGTGACGACGATTTTGGGCGGCGATGTGAAACAGCGTTACTCGGATCTGAAGCAGGCTTCTGCCGATCGTTGTCCGCGCCTGCTGGGGACGATCGTCAAGCCTTGTGAGATCCAGTTCCACCACGATGTTTACAACCAGCTGCTCTGGGGTCAGTTCTAA
- the mdh gene encoding malate dehydrogenase, whose amino-acid sequence MRKKVTIVGAGNVGATAAHWLAAKELADVVLLDVAEGIPQGKALDLLQAMPIEKRDVSIVGTNDYADTAGSDIVVITAGIPRKPGMSRDDLLNTNSKIMSDVVSKVVEGSPNSILIIVSNPLDAMAQAAFKKSGFPRERVIGMAGVLDSARFRTFIAEELQVSVENVTAFVLGGHGDTMVPLSRYSTMAGIPITELIEPAKLKELETRTANGGAEIVKHLKTGSAYYAPSAAAVEMVEAILKDKKKILPCAAYLTGEYGINGLYVGVPCKLGAKGIEKIIEIKLTADEQAALQKSADAVKELCTVIGVA is encoded by the coding sequence ATGCGGAAGAAAGTCACGATTGTTGGGGCGGGAAACGTTGGGGCCACTGCGGCTCATTGGCTTGCAGCGAAAGAGCTTGCAGACGTAGTGCTGCTGGATGTGGCGGAGGGGATTCCGCAGGGTAAGGCGCTGGACCTGCTGCAGGCTATGCCGATCGAGAAGCGGGATGTTTCGATTGTGGGTACGAACGACTATGCGGATACTGCCGGCTCGGACATCGTGGTGATTACGGCGGGGATTCCGCGTAAGCCGGGGATGAGCCGTGACGATCTGCTGAATACGAACTCGAAGATCATGAGCGATGTGGTCTCGAAGGTCGTTGAAGGTTCTCCGAATTCGATTTTGATTATCGTTTCGAACCCGCTGGATGCTATGGCGCAGGCTGCGTTCAAGAAGTCCGGGTTCCCGCGCGAGCGCGTGATCGGGATGGCAGGCGTGTTGGATTCCGCGCGGTTCCGGACGTTCATTGCGGAGGAACTGCAGGTGTCGGTTGAGAACGTGACGGCGTTTGTGCTGGGCGGGCATGGAGATACCATGGTGCCGTTGAGCCGCTACTCGACGATGGCTGGAATTCCGATTACGGAGTTGATTGAGCCGGCGAAGCTGAAGGAGCTTGAGACACGTACGGCCAATGGCGGCGCGGAGATCGTGAAGCACCTGAAGACGGGTTCGGCCTACTATGCGCCGAGCGCGGCTGCTGTTGAGATGGTCGAGGCGATCCTGAAGGACAAGAAGAAGATTCTGCCTTGTGCGGCATACCTGACGGGCGAGTACGGGATCAATGGGCTGTATGTCGGCGTTCCTTGCAAGCTGGGCGCGAAGGGAATCGAGAAGATCATTGAGATTAAGCTGACCGCGGATGAGCAGGCTGCGCTGCAGAAAAGCGCAGACGCGGTGAAGGAGCTTTGCACGGTGATTGGCGTCGCGTAA
- a CDS encoding peptidylprolyl isomerase, which yields MPSKPGTYATFKTSQGTIVCELFEKDAPITVKNFIELAEGTREWSSRSKKGDKLYDGSIFHRVIPQFMIQGGDPEGTGMGGPGYKFADETKGSTHHFKEPGKLAMANAGPNTNGSQFFITVTDTSWLTGKHTIFGEVVEGYDIVEKISNASRDGMDRPKTPIVLESVTIERVA from the coding sequence ATGCCAAGCAAGCCAGGAACCTACGCAACCTTCAAGACCTCCCAGGGAACCATCGTCTGCGAGCTCTTCGAGAAGGACGCCCCCATCACCGTCAAGAACTTCATTGAGCTCGCAGAAGGCACACGCGAGTGGTCCAGCCGCAGCAAGAAGGGCGACAAGCTCTACGACGGCAGCATCTTCCACCGCGTCATCCCCCAGTTCATGATCCAGGGCGGAGACCCCGAAGGCACCGGCATGGGCGGCCCTGGTTACAAGTTCGCGGATGAGACCAAGGGTTCCACCCACCACTTCAAGGAACCCGGCAAGCTCGCCATGGCCAACGCCGGCCCCAACACCAACGGCAGCCAGTTCTTCATCACCGTCACCGACACCAGCTGGCTCACCGGCAAGCACACCATCTTCGGTGAGGTCGTTGAAGGTTACGACATCGTTGAGAAGATCTCCAACGCCAGCCGCGACGGCATGGACCGCCCCAAGACCCCCATCGTCCTGGAGAGCGTCACCATCGAACGCGTAGCCTAA
- a CDS encoding peptidylprolyl isomerase, with product MIFRTGTTTCFAALLFSSALMAQTPAKPAEPLPDSPTPQAAQPASQLPDAPGAGQGAPAPSPTGPTVIMDTNMGRLTCKFFDKQSPLATENFISLAEGKKDWTDPKTLKKIHGVRFYDGTTFHRVIPGFMIQGGDHAGDGTGDAGYFFDNETTPGLYFDVPGRLAMANAGPNTNGTQFFITELPQPDLDGKYTIFGQCDAHSVLIVATIARVDRNNQDKPITPVLLNKVTIVKEGQAIPAEPVPPAASPAGPGVPVMPPPPK from the coding sequence ATGATCTTCCGCACTGGCACGACCACCTGCTTCGCCGCCCTGCTCTTCAGCTCCGCCCTCATGGCCCAGACCCCGGCCAAGCCAGCCGAGCCACTGCCCGACTCCCCAACTCCGCAGGCAGCCCAGCCCGCCAGCCAGCTCCCCGACGCACCCGGAGCCGGCCAGGGCGCACCCGCCCCCAGCCCCACCGGCCCCACCGTCATCATGGATACCAACATGGGCCGTCTCACCTGCAAGTTCTTTGACAAGCAATCGCCCCTCGCGACCGAGAACTTCATCTCCCTCGCCGAAGGCAAGAAGGACTGGACCGATCCCAAGACCCTCAAGAAGATCCACGGCGTCCGCTTCTACGACGGCACCACCTTCCACCGCGTCATCCCCGGCTTCATGATCCAGGGCGGAGACCACGCCGGAGACGGCACCGGAGACGCCGGCTACTTCTTCGACAACGAAACCACCCCCGGCTTGTATTTCGATGTCCCCGGCCGCCTCGCCATGGCCAACGCCGGCCCCAACACCAACGGCACCCAGTTCTTCATCACGGAGCTCCCTCAGCCCGATCTCGACGGCAAGTACACCATCTTCGGCCAGTGCGACGCGCACTCCGTCCTGATCGTCGCCACCATAGCGCGCGTGGACCGCAACAACCAGGACAAGCCCATCACCCCGGTCCTCCTCAACAAGGTGACCATCGTGAAGGAGGGTCAGGCCATCCCAGCCGAGCCCGTGCCGCCCGCAGCCTCACCCGCCGGCCCCGGTGTCCCGGTCATGCCGCCGCCGCCCAAATAA
- a CDS encoding putative quinol monooxygenase codes for MAKYALYAELKPKPGKEAEIEAFLKQGAEMAKDEKGTVTWYGFKEDNGTYGVFDTFDDEAGRDAHLNGEIAKALFAVADEYFSEAPKIHKIALLAEKL; via the coding sequence ATGGCAAAGTACGCGTTGTATGCAGAGTTGAAGCCGAAGCCGGGCAAGGAAGCTGAAATCGAAGCGTTTCTGAAGCAAGGCGCGGAGATGGCGAAGGACGAGAAGGGCACCGTGACGTGGTACGGCTTCAAGGAAGACAACGGGACGTATGGGGTGTTCGATACGTTTGACGATGAGGCTGGGCGGGATGCTCATTTGAATGGTGAGATCGCCAAGGCTCTGTTCGCTGTGGCGGATGAATACTTTTCAGAGGCTCCTAAGATCCATAAGATCGCGTTGCTGGCGGAGAAGCTTTAG
- a CDS encoding dipeptidase, translating to MHEADQIHATALILDAHADTPQRFVDENWSFTGPLDDGMINLATAQEGNLAAEFFAIWVDPTEFPPGTQSDRAFQLIDGVLAQVRSAPEALALCRTPAEILVARKAGKFAIVLAVEGGHAIEDNLEILRTYHQLGVRYMTLTWSHTTTWADSSGDGGHHNGLTDFGKQVIREMNRLGMMVDVSHVSDKTLEDVLATSTAPIIASHSSARALTGAPRNLTDDQIRAIAATGGAVMVNFFPAFIDETWRAAWSALKPERDLAHQAAAAPYRLNGDPVPFAVSNAIDREFAARLERPPLSSLLDHIEHILRVAGEDHIGIGSDFDGIPATPAEIDTAADLIKITRGLYDRGITAEQLHKLLGGNLLRVFQSIQDHATHG from the coding sequence ATGCATGAAGCCGACCAGATCCACGCCACAGCCCTCATCCTCGACGCGCACGCCGATACACCCCAGCGCTTCGTCGACGAGAACTGGAGCTTCACCGGCCCGCTCGACGACGGCATGATCAACCTGGCCACCGCCCAGGAAGGAAACCTCGCCGCCGAGTTCTTCGCCATCTGGGTCGACCCCACCGAGTTTCCCCCCGGCACGCAATCCGACCGCGCCTTCCAGCTCATCGACGGCGTCCTCGCCCAGGTCCGCAGCGCACCCGAAGCCCTGGCCCTCTGCCGCACCCCCGCAGAGATCCTCGTCGCCCGCAAGGCCGGAAAGTTCGCCATCGTCCTGGCCGTAGAAGGCGGCCACGCCATAGAGGACAACCTGGAGATCCTCCGCACCTACCACCAGCTGGGCGTCCGCTACATGACCCTCACCTGGAGCCACACCACCACCTGGGCAGACTCCTCCGGAGACGGGGGCCATCACAATGGCCTCACAGACTTCGGCAAACAGGTCATTCGCGAGATGAACCGCCTCGGCATGATGGTGGACGTAAGCCACGTATCAGACAAGACCCTGGAAGACGTCCTCGCCACCTCCACCGCCCCCATCATCGCCTCTCACTCCTCCGCCCGAGCCCTTACCGGAGCCCCCCGCAACCTCACCGACGACCAGATACGCGCCATAGCCGCCACCGGCGGAGCCGTCATGGTGAACTTCTTCCCCGCCTTCATTGATGAGACCTGGCGCGCCGCCTGGAGCGCTCTGAAGCCGGAGCGCGACCTCGCTCACCAAGCCGCAGCCGCCCCATACCGCCTCAACGGAGACCCCGTCCCCTTCGCCGTCTCAAACGCCATAGACCGTGAGTTCGCCGCCCGCCTTGAGCGCCCACCCCTGAGCTCCCTGCTGGACCACATCGAGCACATCCTCCGCGTAGCCGGAGAAGACCACATAGGCATAGGCTCAGACTTTGACGGCATCCCCGCAACCCCGGCAGAGATCGACACCGCAGCCGACCTCATCAAGATCACCCGAGGCCTCTACGACCGCGGCATCACCGCCGAGCAGCTTCACAAGCTCCTCGGCGGCAACCTACTCCGCGTCTTCCAATCAATCCAAGACCACGCAACGCATGGCTAA
- a CDS encoding GlcG/HbpS family heme-binding protein, translating to MSHTVTLAEARTVIAAATAEAEKIGQPMNIAVVCAGGYLLAFERMENAWLGSVDIAQKKAWTSRAFDIETGTLGTLSQSGDQFFGINASNDGKVMIFAGGVPLLRDGKVIGAIGVSGGLGAQDQAVAEAGAKTIK from the coding sequence ATGAGCCACACCGTAACCCTCGCAGAAGCCCGCACCGTCATCGCCGCAGCCACCGCTGAAGCAGAAAAGATCGGCCAGCCCATGAACATCGCAGTCGTCTGCGCCGGCGGCTATCTCCTCGCCTTTGAGCGCATGGAAAACGCGTGGCTCGGCTCCGTCGATATCGCCCAGAAGAAAGCCTGGACGAGCCGCGCCTTCGACATCGAGACCGGCACCCTCGGCACCCTCTCCCAGTCCGGCGACCAGTTCTTCGGCATCAACGCCTCCAACGACGGCAAGGTCATGATCTTCGCCGGCGGCGTCCCTCTTCTGCGCGACGGCAAGGTCATCGGCGCCATCGGAGTCTCCGGCGGCCTCGGTGCCCAGGACCAGGCCGTAGCAGAAGCCGGCGCCAAAACCATCAAGTAG
- a CDS encoding metallophosphoesterase family protein: MSSLTRRNFLSLSAATSAALALPTSAYSLTLPAAPGNLRLIFFTDTHNQPELNANEGTTLAFAKIRSLKPDLCIQGGDHAFDLAAAPRDRSLMLLDLYQKTERSLDGIPIHHVIGNHDVFGRDPASNITLTDPLYGKKAFEQTFKTKTYRSFDQAGYHFILLDSIQITADRGFDAMIDDAQLAWLKSDLAATPIGTPIIIATHVPIVSAAPQYSPPDDKAATAIAYQQITHLHGFLLGNAPTVLPLFHGHNIIAVLQGHTHINEVVQWQGIPFITSGAVCGNWWRGSRWGTPEGFTVLELANGKAHWHYETYGWKATNPLPDPYASSPTTA, from the coding sequence ATGTCTTCCCTCACCCGCCGCAACTTCCTCTCCCTTTCTGCCGCCACCTCCGCCGCACTAGCCCTCCCGACTTCCGCCTACTCCCTCACCCTTCCAGCCGCCCCCGGCAACCTCCGCCTGATCTTCTTCACCGACACCCACAACCAACCAGAACTCAACGCCAACGAGGGCACCACCTTAGCCTTCGCCAAGATCCGCAGTTTAAAGCCAGACCTCTGCATCCAGGGTGGCGACCACGCCTTCGACCTGGCCGCCGCCCCGCGCGACCGCTCCCTCATGCTCCTCGACCTCTACCAAAAGACCGAGCGCTCCCTAGACGGCATCCCCATCCACCACGTCATCGGCAACCACGACGTCTTCGGCCGCGACCCCGCCTCCAACATCACCCTCACCGACCCCCTCTACGGCAAGAAGGCCTTCGAGCAGACGTTCAAAACCAAGACCTACCGCTCCTTCGACCAAGCCGGATACCACTTCATCCTCCTCGACTCCATCCAGATCACCGCCGATCGCGGCTTCGACGCCATGATCGATGACGCCCAGCTCGCCTGGCTCAAATCCGATCTCGCCGCCACTCCCATCGGCACGCCCATCATCATCGCCACCCACGTCCCCATCGTCTCCGCCGCCCCCCAGTACTCGCCGCCGGATGACAAAGCCGCCACCGCCATTGCTTACCAGCAGATCACGCACCTCCACGGCTTCCTCTTGGGCAACGCCCCCACCGTGCTCCCTCTCTTCCACGGCCATAACATCATCGCCGTCCTCCAGGGCCATACCCATATCAATGAGGTCGTCCAATGGCAGGGCATCCCGTTCATCACCAGCGGAGCCGTCTGCGGCAACTGGTGGCGAGGCTCACGCTGGGGCACACCCGAAGGCTTCACCGTCCTCGAGCTCGCCAACGGCAAAGCCCACTGGCACTACGAGACCTACGGCTGGAAAGCCACCAACCCTTTACCGGATCCTTACGCATCCAGCCCCACAACCGCGTAA
- a CDS encoding type II toxin-antitoxin system HicA family toxin gives MKTPRNLHGSKLVDHLVRCWGYRRAHQTGSHIHLRTDFPTGQTVIIPDHRPLKVGTLNSILDQVAYHRGVPRQDILRDL, from the coding sequence TTGAAAACCCCGCGCAACCTGCATGGATCAAAGCTTGTCGACCATCTGGTGCGATGCTGGGGTTACAGACGCGCCCATCAGACAGGGAGCCATATTCACCTGCGCACCGACTTCCCGACCGGCCAAACGGTAATCATCCCAGATCATCGTCCATTGAAAGTCGGCACTCTAAACAGCATCCTGGATCAAGTTGCATATCATCGTGGCGTGCCCCGGCAAGACATCCTCCGCGATCTCTAG
- the sdhB gene encoding succinate dehydrogenase iron-sulfur subunit, with protein sequence MATATRTIEVHIKRQATPDAPARTEKFSIPYRPNMNITSLLGEIAAEPVTASGQQTTAIAYDANCLEEICGSCAMLINGKARMACSALVDKLEQPITLAPLSKFPVVRDLAVDRSVLFQNLKAVKAWVPIDGTYDLGPAPRQFPQIQESRYPLSNCISCTICMEVCPQFNDSTNFVGAATIAQVKLFNMDPAGAVLKEERLRALAGDGGVQECGMAQNCVAACPKQLPLIEAISDVSRDVVIQQVKDFFSL encoded by the coding sequence ATGGCCACCGCCACCCGCACCATCGAAGTCCACATCAAGCGCCAGGCCACGCCCGACGCCCCCGCGCGCACGGAGAAGTTCTCCATCCCCTATCGCCCCAACATGAACATCACCTCCCTGTTGGGTGAGATCGCCGCCGAGCCCGTCACCGCCAGCGGCCAGCAGACCACCGCCATCGCCTACGACGCCAACTGCCTCGAGGAGATCTGCGGCTCCTGCGCCATGCTCATCAACGGAAAAGCCAGGATGGCTTGTTCCGCTCTAGTAGACAAGCTGGAGCAGCCCATCACCCTCGCCCCGCTCTCCAAGTTCCCCGTCGTCCGAGACCTCGCCGTAGACCGCTCCGTCCTCTTCCAGAACCTCAAGGCCGTCAAAGCCTGGGTCCCCATCGACGGCACCTACGATCTCGGCCCCGCCCCCCGCCAGTTCCCCCAGATCCAGGAATCGCGCTACCCTCTCTCCAACTGCATCTCCTGCACCATCTGCATGGAGGTCTGCCCCCAGTTCAATGACTCCACCAACTTCGTAGGCGCAGCCACTATCGCCCAGGTGAAGCTCTTCAACATGGACCCCGCCGGAGCCGTCCTCAAGGAAGAACGCCTTCGCGCCCTGGCCGGAGACGGAGGAGTCCAGGAGTGCGGCATGGCCCAGAACTGCGTAGCCGCCTGCCCCAAGCAACTCCCCCTCATCGAAGCCATCTCAGACGTCAGCCGAGACGTAGTCATCCAGCAAGTCAAAGACTTCTTCAGCTTGTAG
- the sdhA gene encoding succinate dehydrogenase flavoprotein subunit — translation MAATPRIIVVGGGLAGLAAVIKIAESGGIVDLFSIVPVKRSHSVCAQGGINAAKDLKGEGDSVLKHFDDTVYGGDFLANQTPVKNMTAQGPAIIDLLDRMGVPFNRTPEGLLDFRRFGGTLYQRTAFAGATTGQQLLYGLDEQVRRHESEGKVTKYEGWEFLSAVLDDNGVCRGICAMDLRSMETRTFPCDAVIICTGGNGAIFGKSTNSVVCTGSAQSALYQQGAFYANGEFIQVHPTAIPGEDKLRLMSESARGEGGRVWVPRDRNEKRVAKSIPEADRYYFLEERYPKYGNLVPRDIATREIFKIVYEDQMGIDGQPMVYLDLTHLPKERLHKLEGILEIYEKFVGDDPREVPMKIFPGVHYTMGGLWVDFDQKTNIPGIFAAGEADYSIHGANRLGANSLLSCIYAGLLSGPNAVAYAKSLPAQVGDGGHAAELARQKTLNNKLINNPGTENPFKLWRELGETMTKHATIVRYNAGLDEADAKIVELLARYKNINLSDKSQWANTSFAFTRQLYNMLELARVIVQGARQRDESRGAHYKPDFPNRNDEQFLKTTKAAFVDGAPKITYEEVDTQWIKPRPRVYSST, via the coding sequence ATGGCAGCAACACCCCGCATCATCGTAGTAGGCGGAGGCCTAGCCGGTCTCGCCGCCGTCATCAAGATCGCAGAGTCCGGCGGCATCGTCGACCTCTTCTCCATCGTCCCGGTCAAGCGCTCCCACTCCGTCTGCGCCCAGGGCGGCATCAACGCGGCCAAGGACCTCAAAGGCGAAGGCGACTCCGTCCTCAAGCACTTTGACGACACCGTCTATGGCGGCGACTTCCTCGCCAACCAGACCCCCGTCAAGAACATGACCGCCCAAGGCCCCGCCATCATCGACCTCCTGGACCGCATGGGCGTACCCTTCAACCGCACGCCGGAAGGTCTGCTGGACTTCCGCCGCTTCGGAGGCACGCTCTACCAGCGCACCGCCTTCGCAGGCGCGACCACCGGCCAGCAGCTCCTCTACGGCCTCGACGAGCAGGTCCGCCGCCACGAGTCCGAAGGCAAGGTCACCAAGTACGAAGGCTGGGAGTTCCTCTCCGCAGTCCTCGACGACAACGGAGTCTGCCGCGGCATCTGCGCCATGGACCTCCGCTCCATGGAGACCCGCACCTTCCCTTGCGATGCGGTGATCATCTGCACTGGCGGCAACGGAGCCATCTTCGGCAAGTCCACCAACTCCGTCGTCTGCACCGGCTCCGCCCAGTCCGCCCTCTACCAGCAGGGAGCCTTCTACGCCAACGGCGAGTTCATCCAGGTCCACCCCACCGCCATCCCCGGGGAAGACAAGCTCCGCCTCATGTCGGAGTCCGCCCGCGGTGAAGGCGGCCGCGTCTGGGTCCCACGCGACCGCAACGAAAAGCGCGTCGCCAAGTCGATCCCCGAGGCCGACCGTTACTACTTCCTGGAAGAGCGTTACCCCAAGTACGGCAACCTCGTCCCCCGCGACATCGCCACGCGCGAGATCTTCAAGATCGTCTACGAAGACCAGATGGGCATCGACGGCCAGCCCATGGTCTACCTAGACCTCACCCACCTCCCCAAGGAACGCCTCCACAAGCTCGAAGGCATCCTGGAGATCTACGAGAAGTTCGTCGGAGATGATCCCCGCGAAGTCCCCATGAAGATCTTCCCCGGCGTCCACTACACCATGGGCGGCCTCTGGGTAGACTTCGACCAGAAGACCAACATCCCCGGCATCTTCGCCGCCGGTGAAGCCGACTACAGCATCCACGGAGCCAACCGCCTCGGTGCCAACTCCCTGCTCTCCTGCATCTACGCCGGCCTGCTCTCCGGCCCCAACGCCGTAGCCTACGCGAAGTCCCTTCCCGCCCAGGTAGGCGACGGAGGCCACGCCGCCGAGCTCGCCCGCCAGAAGACCCTCAACAACAAGCTCATCAACAACCCTGGCACGGAGAATCCCTTCAAGCTCTGGCGCGAACTCGGCGAGACCATGACCAAGCACGCCACCATCGTTCGTTACAACGCCGGCCTTGATGAAGCGGACGCAAAAATCGTAGAACTTCTCGCCCGCTACAAGAACATCAACCTCTCCGACAAGTCCCAGTGGGCCAACACCAGCTTCGCCTTCACCCGCCAGCTCTACAACATGCTGGAGCTCGCCCGCGTCATCGTCCAGGGCGCACGCCAGCGCGACGAATCCCGCGGAGCCCACTACAAACCGGACTTCCCCAACCGCAACGACGAACAGTTCCTCAAAACCACCAAGGCCGCCTTCGTCGACGGAGCCCCCAAGATCACCTACGAAGAAGTAGACACCCAGTGGATCAAACCCCGCCCCCGCGTCTACTCATCAACCTGA
- a CDS encoding succinate dehydrogenase, with amino-acid sequence MAAAAPVAPPDLAGSNKGVKPLRAGQGHSFLWRRLHSLSGIIPIGAFLVEHIVSNFETWNGPLAYAQQVKLLNSLPLVRFLEWGLIFIPLAFHALYGVWISFRGRVNVNVYPWASNWMYITQRVTGIIALAYIIQHVVRQRFMGVQLPEHPGAAFAKVQHELSNPWMLAIYVVAMIATTWHFAYGIWLFCAKWGITPGDKARKRMGYACAGIGSVLCLMGLISIYAVVYKYPNVPQDVMPEQPAGVTLPAPNIAPPNSTNPSQPGEIR; translated from the coding sequence ATGGCCGCCGCCGCACCCGTAGCCCCACCCGATCTCGCAGGCAGCAACAAGGGTGTCAAGCCCCTCCGCGCCGGCCAGGGCCACTCCTTCCTCTGGCGTCGCCTGCACTCCCTCTCCGGCATCATCCCCATCGGCGCCTTCCTCGTCGAGCACATCGTCTCCAACTTCGAAACCTGGAACGGTCCCCTCGCCTACGCCCAGCAGGTCAAGCTCCTCAACTCCCTCCCCCTCGTCCGCTTTCTGGAGTGGGGCCTCATCTTCATCCCGCTCGCCTTCCACGCCCTCTATGGCGTCTGGATCAGCTTCCGCGGCCGCGTCAACGTCAACGTCTACCCCTGGGCCAGCAACTGGATGTACATCACCCAGCGCGTCACCGGCATCATCGCCCTGGCGTACATCATCCAGCACGTTGTCCGCCAGCGCTTCATGGGTGTTCAATTGCCTGAACATCCGGGGGCAGCGTTTGCCAAGGTCCAGCACGAGCTCTCCAACCCCTGGATGCTCGCCATCTACGTCGTCGCCATGATCGCCACCACCTGGCACTTCGCCTATGGCATCTGGCTCTTCTGCGCCAAGTGGGGCATCACCCCCGGCGACAAGGCCCGCAAACGCATGGGCTACGCCTGCGCCGGCATCGGCTCGGTCCTCTGTCTCATGGGCCTCATCAGCATCTACGCCGTCGTCTACAAATACCCCAATGTCCCCCAGGATGTCATGCCCGAGCAGCCGGCCGGAGTCACACTACCAGCACCAAACATTGCGCCACCAAACTCAACCAATCCATCCCAGCCGGGAGAAATTCGGTGA